Within the Burkholderia ubonensis genome, the region CGCCGCTTCGCGCATCACTTCCGACATCGACGGGTGCGGATGGCAGATGCGGGCGATGTCTTCCGACGCCGCCTTGAACTCCATCGCCACCACGGCTTCAGCGATCAGGTCCGACGCGTTCGCCGCGATCACGTGCACGCCGAGCAGCTCGTCGGTCTTTGCGTCCGCGATCATCTTCACGAAGCCGTCCGGCGCGTTCATGCCGAGCGCGCGGCCGTTGATCGAGAACGGGAACTTGCCGCTCTTGATCTCGCGGCCTTCCGCCTTCAGCTGCTGCTCCGTCTTGCCGACCCATGCGATTTCCGGGTACGTGTAGATCACCCACGGAATGCAGTTGTAGTCGATGTGCGGCTTCTGGCCGTCGATCACTTCCGCGACCAGCACGCCTTCGTCTTCCGCCTTGTGCGCGAGCATCGGGCCGCGCACCACGTCGCCGATCGCGTAGACGTTCGGCACCGCCGTGCGGCAATGGTCGTCGACGTCGATGAAGCCGCGCTCGTTCGCCTTCAGGCCGATCGCCTCGAGGCCGAGGTTGTCGGTGTTCGGCACGCGGCCGACCGACACGATCAGGCGGTCGGCGTCGAGCGTCTGCGCGTTGCCGTCCTTGTCCGTGTACGCGATCGACACGCCGTCCGGCGTCGCCTTCACGTCGCCGATCTTCACGCCGAGGTGAATGTCGAGGCCCTGCTTCTTGAACAGCTTCGCAGCTTCCTTCGCGAGCGCTTCGTCAGCCGCGCCGAGGAATGCCGGCAGCGCTTCGAGCACCGTCACTTCGGCGCCGAGGCGGCGCCACACCGAGCCGAGCTCGAGGCCGATCACGCCCGCGCCGATCACGGCAAGCTTCTTCGGCACCGAGTCGAACGTCAGCGCGCCTTCGTTGTCCGAAACGATCTTGTTGTCGACCGGGATGCCCGGCAGGTGACGCGCCTTCGAGCCCGTCGCGATGATCACGTTCTTTGCGGTGACGACTTCGGTGTCGCCCTCGCCGCTCACTTCGATCTGCACGCCGGCGTCGGTCTTGCCGGTGAACTTGCCGTGGCCCTTCAGCCACGTGATCTTGTTCTTCTTGAACAGGAACTCGATACCGGACGTCATCTTCTCGACGATCCCGTCCTTGCGGCCGAGCATCTTCGCGAGGTCGATCTTCACGCCGTCGACGCTGATGCCGTGGTCGGCGAGGTGGTGCGACGCGTTCTCGAACTCTTCCGACGACGCGAGCAGCGCCTTCGACGGGATGCAGCCCACGTTCAGGCAGGTGCCGCCGAGCTTCAGCGCGCCGGCCGGGTTCTTCCACTTTTCGATACAGGCAACGGTCTTGCCCAGTTGAGCGGCGCGGATCGCGGCGATGTAGCCGCCGGGGCCGGCGCCGATCACGACGACGTCAAATTCCTTGGACATGGCAATCCTTTCTTCTTGTGCGTGCGCACGGGCGCGCGAGGTCGCGCGCCCGTGCGGAGCGGGTCAATGCAGGTGGCGTGGCTTACAGGTCGAGCAGCAGGCGTGCCGGATCCTCGAGCGCATCCTTCATCGCGACGAGCGACAGCACCGCTTCGCGGCCGTCGATGATCCGGTGGTCATACGACAGCGCCAGATAGTTGATCGGACGGATCACGATCTGGCCGTTCTCGACGACCGGGCGCTCCTTCGTTGCGTGCACGCCGAGGATTGCCGACTGCGGCGGGTTGATGATCGGGGTCGACAGCATCGAGCCGAACACGCCGCCGTTCGAGATCGAGAACGTACCGCCCGTCATTTCCTCGATCGACAGCTTGCCGTCCTTCGCCTTCTGGCCGAATTCCGCGATCTTCTTTTCGATGTCGGCGAGGCTCATCTGGTCGGCGTTGCGCAGGATCGGCACCACGAGACCGCGCGGCGAGCCGACGGCGATACCGATGTCGAAGTAGCCGTGATAGACGATGTCGTTACCGTCGATCGACGCGTTCACGAGCGGGAACTTCTTCAGCGCGTGGACGGCCGCCTTCACGAAGAACGACATGAAGCCGAGCTTCACGCCATGTTCCTTCTCGAACTTGTCCTTGTACTTGTTGCGCAGCTCCATGACCGGAGCCATGTTCACTTCGTTGAACGTCGTCAGGATCGCGTTGGTCTGCTGCGACTCGAGCAGACGCTCGGCGATACGCGCACGCAGGCGCGACATCGGCACGCGCTGCTCCGGACGGTCGTTCAGCCACGTCGTTGCCGACGCCGGCACCTTCACGTCCGGCAGCGACGCCTTCGCCGCGGCGGTCTTCGCCGGTGCGGCGGCCGGTGCGGCCTTCGACGCGCCGGCGGACAGCACGTCGCCCTTCGTGATGCGGCCGTCGCGGCCCGAGCCGGCGACGTCGCCTGCGGCGAGACCCTTCTCGGCCAGCAGCTTCGACGCGGCCGGCGATGCAGCCGCCGTGCTCGACGCCGTCGCGGCGGCGGCCGGCTGGGCGGCCGGTGCGGCAGCGGCCGGAGCGGCTGCCGGCTTGACTTCGGTAGCGCCTGCCGCTGCTTCGGCCGCGCCTGCCTTCGCTTCGGTGTCGATCGTCGCGATCACCTGGTCGGCGACCACCGTGTCACCGTCGTTCTGCAGCACTTGCGCGAGCACGCCGGCGGCCGGCGCCGGCACTTCGAGCACGACCTTGTCGGTCTCGAGTTCGATCAGGATTTCGTCCTGCGCGACGGCTTCGCCGGGCTTCTTCTTCCACTGCAGCATGGTGGCTTCCGAAACCGACTCCGAAAGCTGGGGGACCTTGACTTCTACGATAGCCATGTGATTTTCCTGGATGCTTAATCTGGGTAATGACGAGCTGGCGATTCTTCAGGCCGATGCGGCGCGATGCGCGTCCTGCGGGCCAAAAGATTCGGGAAAGCGCCGCGCGCCTTCCCGTTTCGCTTGGACGTCGGTTATTTCGCGATCGATGCGCTCTTCAGGCGGCCGAAAGCACCTTCGATGAGGGCCTTCTGCTGCTCATAGTGCTTCGCGTAGTAGCCGACCGCCGGCGAGGCCGAAGCCGGACGGCCGCTGTATGCCAGCTTCTGCCCTTCCTTCATGCCTTCCTTCAGGTGGTGTTCGACGT harbors:
- the lpdA gene encoding dihydrolipoyl dehydrogenase — encoded protein: MSKEFDVVVIGAGPGGYIAAIRAAQLGKTVACIEKWKNPAGALKLGGTCLNVGCIPSKALLASSEEFENASHHLADHGISVDGVKIDLAKMLGRKDGIVEKMTSGIEFLFKKNKITWLKGHGKFTGKTDAGVQIEVSGEGDTEVVTAKNVIIATGSKARHLPGIPVDNKIVSDNEGALTFDSVPKKLAVIGAGVIGLELGSVWRRLGAEVTVLEALPAFLGAADEALAKEAAKLFKKQGLDIHLGVKIGDVKATPDGVSIAYTDKDGNAQTLDADRLIVSVGRVPNTDNLGLEAIGLKANERGFIDVDDHCRTAVPNVYAIGDVVRGPMLAHKAEDEGVLVAEVIDGQKPHIDYNCIPWVIYTYPEIAWVGKTEQQLKAEGREIKSGKFPFSINGRALGMNAPDGFVKMIADAKTDELLGVHVIAANASDLIAEAVVAMEFKAASEDIARICHPHPSMSEVMREAALAVDKRSLNS
- the odhB gene encoding 2-oxoglutarate dehydrogenase complex dihydrolipoyllysine-residue succinyltransferase; this encodes MAIVEVKVPQLSESVSEATMLQWKKKPGEAVAQDEILIELETDKVVLEVPAPAAGVLAQVLQNDGDTVVADQVIATIDTEAKAGAAEAAAGATEVKPAAAPAAAAPAAQPAAAATASSTAAASPAASKLLAEKGLAAGDVAGSGRDGRITKGDVLSAGASKAAPAAAPAKTAAAKASLPDVKVPASATTWLNDRPEQRVPMSRLRARIAERLLESQQTNAILTTFNEVNMAPVMELRNKYKDKFEKEHGVKLGFMSFFVKAAVHALKKFPLVNASIDGNDIVYHGYFDIGIAVGSPRGLVVPILRNADQMSLADIEKKIAEFGQKAKDGKLSIEEMTGGTFSISNGGVFGSMLSTPIINPPQSAILGVHATKERPVVENGQIVIRPINYLALSYDHRIIDGREAVLSLVAMKDALEDPARLLLDL